A region from the Triticum aestivum cultivar Chinese Spring chromosome 3D, IWGSC CS RefSeq v2.1, whole genome shotgun sequence genome encodes:
- the LOC123080968 gene encoding probable histone acetyltransferase HAC-like 3 isoform X2: MMAQALQGIQQQYAPSGLPVQKRYTHETAVQILQLDNMDSDTSPVRLVIKHKIVTYLKGREQFYNLHPRYLLAVSKSIDEQLYKDAESKIDYMDFETLEVRLNALLSRGSFGNSRYALASSASLPTSHSEQPGIEVTDSSIQNGRAVPGSVNPPLPARDISHNVLYSQVGFAPTSHHEAAASFVHSSADKIKQGPESLANATAGPCVSSLPKCSPCIAGDFSGGVRTGHTKYHFPGDVHQVDSQQPSTSGSSSSVSAMCDRTANSTNNNRYSAGQVSSSLQYRECGKVLYTRSHPVEESNQSNITAGCHDLYIHDQSKIRTDIKRECGLEGCMQMDETCFCREKCSTLNTKFSYDQCSYIAADSDNCISIREAVKGAEQTSNSTVSKPTSPTSDESSGKHHPAKRLRINSPRPVHADKTKFPKELQPAANGTYVSSETVQSETTALPTKSPSGCSLLDSNASNNMEIIRLPETAMQAEEGLCHRNGDIEMKELSCYGNGDIEMKEGLCYGNGDIEMKDSKLSSVDQTSLVASFTATKKRGGSILYALTAEELRDHMKSLNQHICPSQVMTEEHPSGLPDQNTCNLCGMERILFEPPPRFCALCFKIINSTGSYYVHVENGIDKASICAKCHHLSTAKFKYQKRSNYAETDAEAEWWVECDKCKAWQHQICALFNPKVADEEVEYTCAKCLLKERDSGDIILPESPTVLGALELPRTKLSDHIEQRLSVRLEHERLQRARASGKDIEEVPGVEGLTVRVVSSAARVLQVQPRFRDFFKDGKYPGEFPYKSKAILLFQKNEGVDVCLFAMYVQEYGSDSPLPNRRHVYLAYIDSVKYFRPEIKSASGEALRTFVYHEILIGYLDYCKKIGFVSCSIWACPSTKRDDYVLYCHPTSQKMPKSDKLRSWYQNLIKKAVKDGVVVERNTLYDFFLQPTSDRKASISAACLPYCENDFWPGEAERLLEKKDDNTSQKKEPQVGRLMRVAKRDDRKGNLEDNLEDILLVHKLGEKMRTMKEDFIMLCLQRFCKHCQQPIVSGKSWVCTCCKNFHLCDQCHAEELSAPLKDRHPATTKQKHAFQRIEEEPLPETDDGDPTMESKYFDSRIDFLKHCQDNQYQFDTLRRAKHSTMMILYHLHDSACSACHQAMDQRFAWRCLVCAGCNFCDSCYKQDGEKLHIHKLKQTEQQVLPNYTLQDYLEALVHASKCFCAARSCAFKLCFTMKKLFFHGVRCDIRNRGGCRKCIFMWKLLLTHAKHCGDGGCSVPRCRDIKAFFMDKTKMIAGPPCAVEC, encoded by the exons ATGATGGCGCAGGCCCTGCAAGGGATCCAGCAGCAGTATGCGCCGAGTGGCTTGCCTGTCCAGAAACGTTATACACACGAGACTGCAGTGCAAATTCTTCAGCTGGATAATATGGATTCAGATACTTCCCCGGTCCGACTCGTTATCAAGCATAAAAT TGTAACCTACCTGAAAGGAAGGGAGCAATTCTATAACCTGCACCCACGATATCTTCTGGCAGTTTCAAAAAGTATTGATGAGCAGCTTTATAAGGATGCAGAATCAAAG ATCGACTACATGGATTTTGAGACTTTAGAAGTTAGGCTGAATGCTCTTCTCAGTCGTGGATCATTTGGCAACAGTAGATATGCTTTGGCTTCTTCAGCATCTTTACCGACATCACACTCAGAACAGCCTGGGATAGAAGTAACAGATTCAAGTATACAGAATGGTAGAGCTGTACCTGGTTCTGTTAATCCCCCCCTGCCTGCTAGAGACATATCACATAATGTCTTATATTCTCAGG TAGGATTTGCACCAACCAGTCACCATGAAGCTGCTGCCAGCTTTGTTCATTCATCGGCTGATAAGATTAAACAGGGGCCTGAAAGCTTAGCAAACGCCACTGCCGGACCATGTGTGTCATCACTACCAAAATGCAGTCCCTGTATTGCTGGAGATTTCAGTGGTGGAGTGCGAACTGGCCATACAAAATACCATTTCCCAG GCGATGTTCATCAAGTTGATAGTCAACAACCATCGACATCGGGTAGTTCCAGTTCTGTGTCTGCGATGTGTGATCGAACCGCAAATTCTACAAATAACAACAGATATTCCGCTGGCCAAGTATCATCGTCTCTGCAATACAGAGAATGCGGGAAAGTATTGTATACGCGGAGCCACCCAGTAGAGGAATCAAATCAGTCAAATATCACAGCCGGATGCCACGACTTGTATATCCATGACCAATCTAAAATTCGCACTGACATCAAGAGAGAATGCGGACTTGAAGGATGCATGCAAATGGATGAAACATGTTTCTGCAGGGAGAAATGCTCAACTTTAAACACAAAATTCAGTTATGACCAATGCAGCTATATTGCTGCTGACTCTGATAATTGTATCTCTATAAGAGAGGCAGTGAAGGGAGCCGAACAGACATCAAATAGCACTGTATCAAAGCCAACTTCCCCTACTTCGGATGAATCGTCTGGCAAGCATCATCCGGCAAAACGATTGAGGATCAATTCTCCCAGGCCTGTCCATGCTGATAAAACAAAGTTTCCAAAGGAACTACAGCCTGCTGCCAATGGAACTTATGTCTCTTCTGAAACAGTACAGTCTGAAACCACAGCATTACCTACAAAGTCGCCATCTGGCTGTTCCTTGCTGGACAGCAATGCTAGCAATAACATGGAGATTATTAGATTGCCGGAGACTGCTATGCAAGCTGAAGAAGGGTTGTGTCATCGAAATGGTGACATTGAGATGAAGGAATTGTCATGTTATGGAAATGGTGACATCGAGATGAAGGAAGGGTTGTGTTATGGAAATGGTGATATCGAGATGAAGGACTCGAAGCTTAGCTCAGTGGATCAAACATCATTAGTAGCCAGCTTCACTGCAACGAAGAAAAGAGGGGGTTCAATACTTTATGCCCTAACTGCTGAGGAGCTTAGAGATCACATGAAAAGTTTGAACCAACATATTTGTCCG AGCCAAGTGATGACAGAAGAACACCCTTCAGGCTTGCCTGACCAAAATACGTGCAATTTATGTGGGATGGAGAGGATTCTTTTTGAACCTCCTCCACGATTCTGTGCTCTCTGTTTCAAAATAATAAATTCGACCGGATCCTATTATGTTCATGTGGAAAATGGAATTGATAAGGCTTCAATATGTGCCAAATGTCACCATCTTAGTACTGCAAAATTTAAATATCAGAAGAGATCAAATTACGCAGAAACAGATGCTGAGGCTGAATGG TGGGTTGAGTGCGATAAGTGCAAAGCTTGGCAGCATCAGATATGTGCCCTTTTTAACCCTAAAGTTGCAGACGAGGAGGTGGAGTATACATGTGCCAAATGTTTATTGAAGGAGAGGGATAGTGGAGATATAATTTTGCCGGAGTCACCTACTGTTCTAGGAGCATTAGAGTTACCAAGGACTAAACTGAGTGATCATATTGAGCAGAGACTTTCAGTGCGGCTTGAGCACGAACGGCTGCAGAGGGCAAGAGCTTCAGGAAAAGACATTGAAGAG GTACCAGGAGTTGAAGGTCTTACTGTTAGAGTGGTTTCTTCAGCTGCAAGAGTGCTTCAAGTCCAACCACGTTTTCGGGATTTTTTTAAAGATGGGAAATATCCCGGGGAATTTCCATACAAATCAAAG GCCATTCTCTTGTTTCAAAAAAATGAAGGTGTGGATGTTTGTCTATTTGCCATGTATGTACAAGAGTATGGTTCTGATAGCCCATTACCAAATCGAAGGCACGTTTATCTTGCATATATCGATTCTGTCAAGTACTTCAGGCCTGAAATCAAATCTGCAAGTGGGGAAGCTCTCCGAACCTTTGTGTACCATGAGATTTTG ATTGGCTATTTGGATTACTGCAAGAAAATAGGATTTGTAAGCTGCTCCATATGGGCTTGCCCATCTACAAAGCGTGATGATTATGTTTTGTATTGTCATCCCACGTCACAAAAAATGCCCAAGTCTGACAAGCTTCGGAGCTG GTACCAGAACTTGATCAAGAAGGCTGTTAAGGATGGTGTAGTTGTGGAGCGTAATACATTGTACGACTTCTTTCTTCAACCTACCAGTGATCGCAAGGCCAGTATATCTGCAGCATGCTTGCCATACTGTGAGAATGATTTCTGGCCTGGAGAAGCAGAGAGACTCCTTGAGAAGAAAGATGACAACACCTCACAGAAGAAAGAGCCACAAGTAGGAAGGCTCATGCGTGTTGCCAAACGTGATGACAGGAAAGGAAACCTTGAGGATAACCTTGAGGATATCTTGCTAGTGCACAAA CTTGGAGAAAAGATGCGAACAATGAAAGAAGACTTCATTATGCTTTGTCTGCAGCGGTTTTGCAAGCATTGCCAACAACCTATTGTGTCTGGTAAAAGTTGGGTTTGTACCTGCTGCAAAAACTTCCATCTTTGTGACCA ATGCCATGCAGAGGAGCTAAGTGCTCCACTAAAGGACAGGCATCCAGCTACAACAAAACAAAAGCATGCATTTCAAAGA ATAGAGGAAGAACCTCTTCCAGAGACTGATGATGGAGATCCAACAATGGAAAGCAAGTATTTTGACAGCAGAATCGATTTCTTGAAGCACTGTCAAGACAATCAATACCAGTTTGATACACTCCGACGGGCAAAACACTCAACAATGATGATTCTTTATCATCTACATGATTCAGCTTGTTCTGCTTGTCACCAGGCCATGGATCAACGATTTGCGTGGCGGTGCCTGGTTTGTGCCGGCTGCAACTTTTGCGATTCATGTTATAAACAAGACGGTGAAAAATTGCACATTCATAAACTCAAACAGACGGAGCAACAAGTATTACCAAACTACACTCTACAG GACTACCTTGAGGCTTTGGTGCATGCATCAAAATGCTTCTGTGCTGCACGTAGTTGTGCTTTCAAACTCTGTTTTACAATGAAGAAGTTGTTCTTCCATGGTGTACGATGTGACATCCGCAACCGAGGAGGTTGCAGGAAGTGTATCTTCATGTGGAAACTTCTGCTCACTCATGCAAAACATTGCGGTGACGGGGGCTGTTCTGTTCCCAGATGCAG GGACATCAAGGCATTCTTCATGGACAAGACCAAAATGATTGCTGGGCCACCTTGTGCCGTAGAGTGCTAG